One genomic segment of Bacteroides caccae includes these proteins:
- the murB gene encoding UDP-N-acetylmuramate dehydrogenase has translation MYSLLPYNTFGIDVSANRFIEYVSVEELKTLIEQGAVTTPFLHIGGGSNLLFTKDYEGVVLHSRIEGIEVAEEDERSVSVRVGAGVVWDDFVAYCVEHGWYGAENLSLIPGEVGASAVQNIGAYGVEVKDLITTVETVNIQGRERVYSVEECGYAYRNSIFKRPENKSVFVTHVCFRLSKEEHYMLDYGTIRQELEKYPALTLPVVRKIIIDIREAKLPDPKVMGNAGSFFMNPIVPREKLEALQQEYPGMPYYELPEGRVKIPAGWMIDQCGWKGKALGPAAVHDKQALVLVNCGGAKGSDIIALSDAVRASVREKFGIDIHPEVNFV, from the coding sequence ATGTATTCTCTTTTACCCTACAATACCTTCGGCATTGACGTCAGTGCCAACCGTTTCATTGAATATGTTTCGGTGGAAGAACTGAAGACGTTGATTGAGCAAGGTGCCGTTACGACACCTTTTTTGCATATTGGCGGCGGCAGCAACCTGTTATTTACCAAAGACTATGAAGGAGTGGTGTTGCACTCCCGTATCGAAGGAATCGAAGTGGCGGAGGAAGACGAACGCTCTGTTTCCGTGCGTGTAGGCGCAGGTGTGGTGTGGGATGATTTTGTGGCATATTGTGTAGAACACGGGTGGTATGGAGCTGAAAATCTTTCACTCATTCCCGGCGAGGTAGGTGCAAGCGCTGTGCAGAATATCGGAGCCTACGGCGTGGAAGTAAAGGACTTGATAACAACCGTGGAAACGGTGAACATTCAGGGGCGGGAACGCGTTTATTCTGTTGAAGAATGTGGCTATGCCTATCGCAACAGTATCTTCAAACGTCCTGAGAACAAATCCGTTTTTGTGACTCATGTCTGCTTCCGGCTTAGTAAAGAGGAACATTATATGCTCGATTACGGAACGATTCGTCAGGAACTTGAAAAATATCCTGCGCTGACTTTGCCTGTCGTCCGGAAAATCATTATTGACATTCGTGAGGCTAAGTTGCCCGACCCGAAAGTAATGGGAAATGCCGGTAGTTTCTTTATGAACCCGATTGTGCCGAGGGAGAAGCTGGAAGCTTTACAGCAGGAATATCCGGGAATGCCCTACTACGAACTGCCGGAAGGACGGGTGAAGATTCCCGCCGGCTGGATGATCGATCAGTGCGGGTGGAAAGGGAAAGCCTTAGGTCCGGCGGCTGTACACGATAAGCAAGCCTTGGTGCTGGTGAATTGCGGTGGAGCGAAAGGTAGTGATATAATTGCGCTTTCGGATGCGGTGCGGGCTTCTGTCCGTGAGAAGTTCGGCATAGATATACATCCGGAAGTAAATTTCGTCTGA
- a CDS encoding DUF4348 domain-containing protein has product MKKLIAGVILLGLLGACSNKKAKIDPFASITQEVDSIRHKADSIHLDELPEDPQPIQADESFDDFIYNFASDDVLQRQRVKFPLPYYNGDKKANIEERNWKHDNLFTKQHYYTLLFDKEEDMDLVGDTSLTSVQVEWIFVKTRMMKKYYFERIKGAWILEAINLRPIERDENEDFVEFFGHFATDSLFQSQRVREPLAFVTTDPDDDFSVLETTLDLNQWFAFKPALPAERLSNINYGQRNDDGSPTKILALKGIGNGFSNILYFRRKAGEWELYKFEDVSI; this is encoded by the coding sequence ATGAAAAAACTAATTGCAGGGGTCATATTACTCGGTTTACTGGGTGCTTGTAGCAATAAAAAAGCTAAGATTGACCCCTTCGCATCTATTACTCAAGAGGTGGATTCTATCCGGCACAAAGCCGATTCAATCCACCTGGATGAATTGCCGGAAGATCCGCAGCCTATACAGGCTGACGAATCTTTCGACGATTTCATCTATAATTTTGCTTCCGATGATGTGTTGCAACGTCAGCGTGTGAAATTTCCGTTGCCCTACTACAACGGAGATAAAAAGGCGAATATCGAGGAACGTAACTGGAAGCACGACAACCTGTTTACCAAACAGCATTATTATACGCTCCTGTTTGATAAAGAGGAAGACATGGACTTGGTAGGAGATACCTCTCTCACTTCCGTGCAAGTGGAGTGGATATTCGTGAAGACACGGATGATGAAGAAATATTACTTTGAGCGTATCAAGGGAGCGTGGATTCTGGAGGCTATCAATCTGCGTCCTATCGAACGGGATGAAAACGAGGACTTTGTGGAGTTCTTCGGCCATTTCGCTACCGACAGCCTTTTCCAGAGCCAGCGTGTGCGTGAGCCATTGGCTTTTGTTACTACCGATCCGGACGATGATTTCTCTGTGCTGGAGACTACTCTCGATTTGAACCAGTGGTTTGCCTTCAAGCCGGCATTGCCTGCCGAACGCCTTTCGAATATCAATTACGGGCAACGGAATGATGACGGATCGCCAACTAAAATCCTGGCACTGAAAGGAATCGGAAACGGGTTTTCGAATATTCTTTATTTTCGCCGGAAAGCAGGCGAATGGGAGCTATATAAATTTGAAGATGTAAGCATCTGA
- a CDS encoding NAD-dependent epimerase/dehydratase family protein yields MKHILIIGATGQIGSELTMELRKRYGNTNVVAGYIPGAEPKGELKESGPAAIVDVTNGEMIASVVKEYHIDTVYNLAALLSVVAESKPKLAWKIGIDGLWNVLEVAREQGCAVFTPSSIGSFGASTPHTKTPQDTIQRPRTMYGVTKVTTELLSDYYFNKYGVDTRAVRFPGIISNVTPPGGGTTDYAVDIYYSAVKGEKFVCPIKEGTLMDMMYMPDALNAAITLMEADPTKLIHRNAFNIASMSFDPETIYQAIKKHVPEFQMIYDVDPLKQRIADSWPDSLDDTCAREEWGWKPAYDLESMTVDMLEKLREKLK; encoded by the coding sequence ATGAAACACATTTTGATTATTGGAGCCACCGGACAGATCGGCTCCGAGTTAACGATGGAGCTACGTAAACGCTATGGTAACACAAACGTGGTAGCTGGTTATATCCCGGGTGCAGAACCTAAGGGAGAGTTGAAAGAATCAGGACCGGCGGCTATTGTCGACGTGACCAATGGGGAAATGATTGCGTCTGTGGTGAAAGAATACCACATTGACACAGTGTATAATCTGGCTGCCTTGCTATCAGTGGTAGCCGAATCGAAGCCGAAGCTGGCTTGGAAGATTGGCATTGATGGGCTATGGAATGTATTGGAAGTAGCGCGCGAACAGGGATGTGCCGTGTTTACACCCAGTTCAATCGGTTCTTTTGGTGCAAGTACACCTCATACGAAGACGCCGCAGGACACCATTCAGCGTCCGCGTACCATGTATGGAGTTACTAAAGTGACAACCGAGTTGTTGAGCGACTACTATTTTAATAAATATGGTGTCGACACTCGTGCAGTCCGTTTCCCGGGCATTATCTCGAACGTAACCCCTCCGGGTGGAGGAACAACCGATTACGCTGTCGACATTTATTATTCGGCTGTAAAAGGTGAAAAATTTGTGTGTCCTATCAAAGAAGGCACTTTAATGGATATGATGTATATGCCGGATGCGCTGAATGCAGCGATTACGCTTATGGAAGCTGACCCGACAAAATTGATACACCGCAATGCTTTCAATATCGCCTCTATGAGTTTCGATCCGGAGACGATCTATCAAGCTATCAAAAAGCATGTGCCGGAGTTTCAGATGATCTACGATGTAGACCCGTTGAAACAACGCATTGCCGATAGTTGGCCCGACAGCCTGGACGACACCTGTGCTCGTGAAGAGTGGGGTTGGAAGCCGGCTTATGACCTGGAAAGCATGACGGTGGATATGCTTGAAAAGCTTAGAGAGAAATTAAAATAA